From a single Aggregatilinea lenta genomic region:
- a CDS encoding carbohydrate ABC transporter permease — protein MTSDGPFTTLLRLGRLPTAKKSAQHGMYHVLAILVCLIMYAPIHLVVVNSLKDRTEARSMSIERPATLYLENYSTVIKQANLEQAFFNSVLYSSSATLLATILASMAAYVMSRNKTRLNQFLYFFIIMGIAMPFNFFTLSKVMQMTHLINTQIGIIILYAATQLPFNTFLIYGFVESLPRELDEAAIVDGAGPLRLFFGVIFPLLTPVLVTAALLSFLQVWNDFIFPLYYLNDSSKWPMPLAVYNFFGQFESSWNLVSADIVLTVLPVIAVYLLGQRFIVSGMTAGSVKG, from the coding sequence ATGACTAGCGACGGACCCTTCACCACGCTCCTTCGCCTTGGCCGCCTTCCGACTGCGAAAAAAAGCGCCCAGCACGGGATGTATCATGTGCTGGCGATCCTCGTCTGTCTGATAATGTACGCACCAATTCATCTGGTGGTGGTGAATTCACTGAAAGATCGTACAGAAGCCCGCAGCATGAGCATTGAGCGCCCGGCAACGCTGTATTTGGAAAACTACTCCACCGTGATCAAACAGGCCAATCTGGAGCAGGCGTTTTTCAACAGCGTTCTCTATTCGTCAAGCGCTACCCTGTTGGCGACGATTCTGGCATCGATGGCAGCCTATGTCATGTCGCGCAATAAAACACGCCTGAACCAGTTTCTGTACTTTTTTATCATCATGGGCATCGCCATGCCGTTCAACTTCTTCACCCTGAGCAAGGTGATGCAGATGACCCATCTCATTAACACCCAGATCGGCATCATCATCCTGTACGCCGCCACGCAGCTTCCATTTAACACCTTTCTGATTTACGGGTTTGTCGAATCGCTGCCACGCGAGCTGGATGAGGCAGCCATCGTCGATGGGGCTGGGCCGCTACGTCTCTTCTTTGGGGTGATCTTCCCACTCCTGACCCCCGTGCTGGTGACGGCGGCGCTGTTGAGTTTTTTGCAGGTCTGGAACGATTTTATTTTCCCCCTCTACTATCTCAACGACAGCTCGAAGTGGCCGATGCCACTTGCCGTATACAACTTTTTTGGACAATTCGAGTCGTCCTGGAATCTGGTCAGCGCCGATATCGTGCTGACCGTGCTGCCCGTTATTGCGGTTTATCTACTTGGCCAGCGCTTCATTGTTTCGGGCATGACCGCCGGGTCGGTCAAAGGCTGA